Proteins encoded by one window of Planktothrix serta PCC 8927:
- a CDS encoding lysophospholipid acyltransferase family protein — protein MLESLSNSKVSPWLTPIAYFLFGGLVVPFYFKNIEIEGQDYLPQTGAVILAPTHRSRWDAILLAYSAGRWVTGRDLRYMVLLEQTQGFQGWFIQRLGGFPVNRDHPGTSSIRYSIELLKQEQILVLFPEGHIFLEGDIRPIQPGVARIALQTLSQKPDLDLKIVPISIRYDRPAPISKGSSVKIKIGEPIQVNNYTEQSPKLATKSLTSDLETSLKTLHT, from the coding sequence ATGTTGGAAAGTCTTTCTAACTCTAAAGTTTCTCCTTGGTTAACACCCATTGCTTATTTTTTATTCGGTGGTTTGGTTGTACCCTTCTATTTTAAAAATATTGAAATTGAGGGTCAGGACTATTTACCCCAAACAGGTGCAGTCATTTTAGCACCTACTCATCGCTCTCGATGGGATGCCATTTTATTAGCTTATTCAGCCGGACGGTGGGTAACGGGACGAGACTTAAGATATATGGTTTTATTAGAACAAACCCAGGGTTTTCAAGGGTGGTTTATTCAACGGTTGGGGGGGTTTCCTGTTAACCGAGATCACCCTGGAACCTCCAGTATTCGCTATAGTATAGAATTGTTAAAACAAGAACAAATTTTAGTTTTATTTCCCGAAGGACATATTTTTTTAGAGGGGGATATTCGCCCCATTCAACCCGGAGTCGCGCGAATTGCATTACAAACTTTATCCCAAAAACCGGATTTAGATTTAAAAATTGTTCCGATTAGTATTCGTTATGATCGCCCTGCACCAATTTCTAAAGGATCTTCTGTTAAAATAAAAATTGGAGAACCAATTCAGGTTAATAATTATACAGAACAATCTCCTAAACTGGCAACAAAATCTTTAACTTCAGACTTAGAAACATCTCTTAAAACGTTACATACCTAG
- a CDS encoding sulfite oxidase-like oxidoreductase has translation MLGQFFHKPTSDESDRVPPGQHLSKGFPVLTYGETPEISIENWQLKVWGLVTPKTFTWSDLMAMPQSNFTADFHCVTHWSKLEVKWTGIKVTDFMKSVEVDPQAIHVMEHCYGGYTTNISMEDFLREENFFAYQVFDEPLPADHGGPMRLVVPHLYAWKSGKWIKGLEFLDHEELGFWEQNGYHRRGEPWAEERYSD, from the coding sequence ATGTTAGGCCAATTTTTCCATAAACCCACTTCTGATGAGAGCGATCGCGTTCCACCCGGACAACATTTAAGCAAAGGTTTTCCCGTCTTAACCTATGGGGAAACCCCCGAAATTTCTATTGAGAATTGGCAGTTAAAAGTTTGGGGTTTAGTCACACCCAAAACCTTTACTTGGTCTGACTTAATGGCGATGCCTCAAAGCAATTTTACCGCCGATTTTCACTGTGTAACTCACTGGTCAAAATTAGAGGTGAAATGGACAGGAATTAAAGTAACTGATTTCATGAAATCTGTTGAAGTTGATCCCCAAGCAATTCATGTTATGGAACATTGCTATGGGGGTTACACTACTAATATTTCAATGGAAGATTTCTTACGAGAAGAAAACTTTTTTGCCTATCAGGTTTTTGATGAACCCTTACCCGCCGATCATGGTGGCCCGATGCGGTTAGTTGTTCCCCATTTATATGCTTGGAAAAGTGGAAAATGGATTAAGGGGTTAGAATTTCTGGATCATGAGGAATTGGGATTTTGGGAACAGAATGGTTATCATAGAAGGGGGGAACCTTGGGCAGAAGAACGCTATAGTGATTGA
- a CDS encoding GAF domain-containing protein, translated as MIPALIPDNEKERLDALYHYEMLDTQAEPSFDELTLLATYICKTPIALISLLDRDRQWFKSIIGSMPPQTARDIAFCAYCILQHDLMIVPDTLEDERFINNPLLISDPKVRFYNVII; from the coding sequence ATGATACCTGCTTTGATTCCCGACAACGAAAAAGAACGATTAGATGCACTGTATCACTATGAAATGTTGGATACACAAGCAGAACCTTCGTTTGATGAACTGACCCTTCTAGCTACCTATATTTGTAAAACACCCATTGCTTTAATTAGTTTACTCGATCGCGATCGCCAATGGTTTAAATCCATTATAGGCTCCATGCCACCCCAAACAGCAAGAGATATTGCTTTTTGTGCTTATTGTATTTTACAACATGATTTAATGATTGTTCCTGACACCTTAGAAGATGAACGATTTATCAATAATCCTCTGCTAATATCCGATCCCAAAGTTCGTTTTTATAATGTTATAATATAA
- the upp gene encoding uracil phosphoribosyltransferase, which yields MYPNVTIIQHPLIQHKLTLMRREETSTAKFRQLLREISMLLAYEITRDLPLRKQLIKTPLGPMEAPILASEKKMVIVSIMRAGQGILDGILELIPSARVGHIGLYRDPRTFIPIEYYFRLPDDIEEREVLVVDPMIATGNTAVAAIQRLKQTNPLSVKFLCLIASPEGIDHFHSYHPEVPLYTAAIDDHLDEHGYIIPGLGDAGDRLFGTK from the coding sequence ATGTACCCAAACGTTACGATTATTCAGCATCCTCTGATTCAACATAAACTCACCTTGATGCGACGGGAAGAAACCAGTACCGCCAAATTTCGTCAATTGTTGCGAGAAATTAGTATGTTATTAGCCTATGAAATTACGCGAGATTTACCCCTCCGTAAACAGTTAATTAAAACCCCTCTCGGCCCGATGGAAGCTCCAATTTTAGCCTCCGAGAAAAAAATGGTAATAGTTTCAATAATGCGGGCAGGTCAGGGAATTTTAGATGGTATTTTAGAATTAATTCCTTCGGCGCGAGTTGGACATATTGGCTTATATCGAGATCCCCGAACTTTTATTCCAATTGAATATTATTTTAGATTACCCGATGATATCGAAGAACGGGAAGTTTTAGTTGTTGATCCCATGATTGCTACAGGAAACACGGCCGTTGCCGCCATCCAAAGATTAAAACAAACAAACCCTTTATCGGTAAAATTTTTGTGCTTAATTGCCTCTCCAGAAGGCATTGATCATTTCCATTCTTATCATCCTGAAGTTCCTTTGTATACGGCTGCTATTGATGATCATTTAGATGAACATGGATATATTATTCCAGGGTTAGGAGATGCAGGCGATCGCTTATTTGGAACAAAATAA
- a CDS encoding CoA-acylating methylmalonate-semialdehyde dehydrogenase yields the protein MTNSPILRNYINGQWCSSEATETLDVINPATLEILAKVPLSPAAELNQVAEIAQQSFDSWRRTPVTERIRYLFKLRGLLDKNQQDLAQIITLECGKTLAESVGELQRAIENVEVACGVPTLIQGYNSEDIARGIDEIMIRQPLGVVAIIAPFNFPGMIPFWFFPYAIACGNTCIIKPSEKVPLTMQKVFALIDQIGLPPGVINLVNGAKETVDAILDHANIKAISFVGSTPVAKYVYSRATANGKRAQCQGGAKNPVIILPDADLEMTTKIIADSAFGCAGQRCLATSIAITVGQAKQSFTDAIASVAETRIVGYGLDNNVQMGTVISAQSKARIEGLIQQGKEEGGKILIDGRNPKISGYEQGYFVRPTILQDINPQGELARTEIFGPVLSLIHLNSIEEAIAFVNQSEYGNMACLFTRSGAAARKFRYEVQAGNIGINIGVAAPMAFFPFSGWKDSFFGDLHGQGQHAVEFFTQTKVVVERWLSDWSRQF from the coding sequence ATGACAAATTCCCCAATTCTACGCAACTATATTAATGGTCAATGGTGTTCTTCTGAAGCCACAGAAACCCTAGATGTGATCAATCCAGCGACCTTAGAAATATTAGCAAAAGTTCCTCTTTCTCCCGCAGCAGAACTTAATCAGGTGGCGGAAATCGCCCAACAATCCTTTGATTCCTGGCGAAGAACTCCTGTTACAGAACGCATTCGTTATTTATTTAAACTGCGAGGATTGCTTGACAAAAATCAACAGGATTTAGCTCAAATTATTACCCTAGAATGTGGGAAAACTCTGGCTGAATCTGTGGGTGAATTACAACGAGCGATTGAAAATGTTGAAGTGGCTTGTGGCGTTCCGACCTTAATTCAAGGCTACAATTCTGAAGATATTGCTAGGGGAATTGATGAAATTATGATTCGTCAACCTTTAGGCGTTGTAGCAATAATTGCTCCGTTTAATTTTCCGGGGATGATTCCCTTTTGGTTTTTTCCTTATGCGATCGCCTGTGGGAATACTTGTATTATTAAACCCTCGGAAAAAGTACCTTTAACAATGCAAAAAGTATTTGCTTTAATTGATCAAATCGGATTACCGCCAGGGGTAATTAATTTAGTCAATGGAGCCAAAGAAACCGTTGATGCTATTTTAGATCATGCTAATATTAAAGCCATTAGTTTTGTCGGTTCTACTCCCGTTGCTAAATATGTTTATAGTCGGGCAACTGCTAACGGAAAACGGGCACAATGTCAAGGCGGAGCCAAAAATCCGGTGATTATTTTACCGGATGCTGATTTAGAAATGACCACAAAAATTATCGCCGATAGTGCCTTTGGTTGTGCAGGACAACGGTGTTTAGCCACATCAATTGCCATTACCGTTGGTCAAGCAAAACAGAGTTTTACAGATGCGATCGCATCTGTTGCAGAAACTCGAATTGTTGGCTATGGATTAGATAACAATGTACAAATGGGAACCGTTATTTCTGCTCAAAGTAAAGCTCGAATTGAAGGATTAATTCAACAGGGAAAAGAGGAAGGAGGCAAAATTTTAATTGATGGCAGAAATCCTAAAATTTCGGGTTATGAACAAGGTTATTTTGTCCGTCCGACTATCTTACAAGATATTAACCCCCAGGGAGAACTCGCCCGCACAGAAATTTTCGGCCCCGTATTGAGTTTAATTCATCTGAATAGTATTGAAGAAGCGATCGCTTTTGTTAATCAAAGTGAATATGGCAATATGGCTTGTTTATTTACTCGAAGTGGGGCAGCGGCGAGAAAGTTTCGGTATGAAGTTCAGGCGGGAAATATTGGGATTAATATTGGGGTGGCGGCACCGATGGCATTCTTTCCCTTTAGTGGTTGGAAAGATAGCTTTTTTGGAGATTTACACGGTCAAGGACAACACGCCGTTGAATTTTTTACCCAAACTAAAGTTGTCGTTGAACGTTGGTTATCAGACTGGTCACGACAATTTTAA
- a CDS encoding ferrochelatase — MVATPEKLETITSASTHTEGQNRVAVLLMGYGEVESYEDFANYNEQALNLLTAKFAPVPTWIYPPLAKLLAMFDLHEWSHQHGNFISPHNAIFEKQRAGIEQNLKEKWGDKIKVFKAFNFCAPFLPEQVLTQIQAEGFDKLLIYPLLVVDSIFTSGIAVEQVNKALAKLADEDEHWVKGQRYIPSFYNEPGYIQLLGQLVEEKIQQDLIQAYLPSQIGIVLMNHGCPHKAKGFTSGIDESQALYEQVREQLINRYPLISVGWLNHDTPLIEWTQPNAQLAANNLIELGAKAIVFMPIGFATENHETLLDVEHIIEGLRRKYSEITYVQMECVNDHPDFLKMAADWANPQIEALFNEMSLAVNPALANVHTHDDHHHHNHDHDHSHGHHHHHH, encoded by the coding sequence GTGGTTGCGACTCCTGAGAAACTGGAAACGATTACTTCAGCATCTACCCATACAGAGGGTCAAAATCGAGTAGCGGTTTTGCTCATGGGTTATGGTGAAGTCGAAAGTTATGAGGACTTTGCTAATTATAACGAACAGGCTTTGAATCTTTTAACCGCTAAATTTGCCCCTGTTCCGACTTGGATTTATCCGCCTCTCGCCAAGCTCTTAGCAATGTTTGATCTCCATGAATGGAGTCATCAACATGGGAATTTTATTTCCCCTCATAATGCAATTTTCGAGAAACAACGGGCAGGAATTGAGCAGAACTTAAAAGAGAAATGGGGAGATAAAATTAAAGTCTTTAAAGCCTTTAACTTTTGCGCTCCTTTTCTTCCTGAACAGGTTTTAACTCAAATTCAAGCCGAAGGATTTGATAAACTGTTAATTTATCCTCTGTTGGTGGTTGACTCGATTTTCACCAGTGGAATTGCTGTTGAACAGGTGAATAAAGCCTTAGCAAAATTAGCTGATGAAGATGAACATTGGGTGAAAGGTCAACGGTATATTCCTTCTTTTTATAATGAACCGGGCTATATTCAACTGCTCGGTCAGTTAGTAGAAGAAAAGATTCAACAAGACCTAATTCAAGCCTATCTTCCCTCTCAAATCGGCATTGTTTTAATGAATCATGGTTGTCCCCATAAAGCCAAAGGGTTTACTTCGGGAATTGATGAAAGTCAAGCCCTTTATGAACAGGTACGGGAACAGTTAATTAACCGTTATCCGTTAATTTCTGTGGGTTGGTTAAACCATGATACTCCGTTAATTGAATGGACACAACCTAACGCTCAACTGGCGGCGAATAATCTGATTGAATTAGGGGCGAAAGCGATTGTATTTATGCCCATTGGATTTGCCACAGAAAACCATGAAACCCTGTTAGATGTTGAACATATTATTGAGGGTTTACGCCGTAAATATTCTGAGATCACCTACGTTCAAATGGAATGTGTCAACGACCATCCAGACTTTCTAAAAATGGCCGCAGACTGGGCAAACCCCCAAATTGAAGCTTTATTTAATGAAATGTCATTAGCGGTAAATCCTGCTTTGGCAAATGTCCATACCCACGATGATCACCATCATCACAACCATGATCATGATCATAGTCATGGTCATCATCACCACCACCATTAA
- a CDS encoding RNA-guided endonuclease InsQ/TnpB family protein: protein MFQGYKFRIYPAIEQQIALAKSFGCCRWYWNYALNLCQETYKTTGKGLSRKAIQGLLPQLKQEYPWLKDAYSQCLQVVALNLYTAYKNFFEKRARLPQFKSKHGRQSISYPQSVKVEGDYLKLPGKVGLIYCRRHREFEGTIKTVTISKNRDGKYYASVLVDDGKEIPNSSTNGKAIGIDLGLTHLAITSDGDKYSNPKHFAKHQRNLKRKQQKLSRKQKGSNSRQKARLKVAKVHAKIARCPEDFLHKLSRKIVNENQIIAVENLAVKNLVRNPKLAKAISDCGWGMFGTMLKYKAEKEGKTYIEIDRFFPSSKTCNVCLNQVGSLPLDVRSWPCEHCQTLHDRDINASINIKNEALRILSLGTSDTATSRGCQSSEQASVSSDAIPVETGSPHLLVEKCG from the coding sequence ATGTTTCAAGGGTATAAATTCCGAATCTATCCAGCGATTGAGCAGCAAATAGCCTTAGCCAAAAGCTTTGGTTGTTGCCGTTGGTATTGGAATTATGCCCTAAACTTGTGTCAAGAAACTTATAAAACAACAGGAAAAGGGCTATCAAGAAAAGCAATTCAAGGATTATTACCTCAACTGAAGCAGGAATATCCTTGGCTAAAAGATGCTTATTCCCAATGCTTGCAAGTTGTCGCTCTCAATTTATATACCGCTTACAAAAACTTCTTTGAGAAACGAGCAAGATTACCTCAATTCAAATCCAAACACGGTAGGCAATCAATCAGTTATCCTCAAAGTGTTAAAGTTGAAGGAGATTACCTGAAATTACCCGGTAAAGTCGGGTTGATTTATTGTCGTCGCCATCGAGAATTTGAGGGAACAATTAAAACCGTTACCATCTCCAAGAATCGTGATGGGAAATATTACGCATCGGTGTTAGTTGATGACGGCAAGGAAATACCTAATTCATCAACTAATGGGAAAGCAATTGGGATTGACCTGGGGTTAACCCACTTGGCAATTACCAGCGATGGAGATAAATATAGTAACCCCAAACACTTTGCTAAACATCAACGCAATTTAAAGCGAAAACAACAAAAATTATCTCGCAAACAAAAAGGGAGTAACAGTAGACAAAAGGCGCGATTAAAAGTTGCTAAAGTTCACGCTAAAATCGCTCGTTGCCCAGAAGATTTTCTACACAAACTATCCCGCAAGATAGTTAATGAAAACCAAATTATTGCTGTAGAAAATCTGGCAGTTAAGAATCTGGTCAGAAACCCTAAATTAGCTAAGGCAATTAGTGATTGTGGTTGGGGAATGTTCGGTACAATGCTTAAGTACAAAGCCGAAAAAGAAGGGAAAACTTATATCGAAATTGATCGGTTTTTCCCGTCTTCTAAAACTTGTAACGTCTGTCTAAATCAAGTCGGTAGTTTGCCTCTTGATGTTAGAAGTTGGCCTTGTGAACATTGTCAAACTCTCCATGATCGAGATATAAATGCTTCAATTAATATCAAAAATGAAGCCTTGCGGATTCTGTCGTTGGGAACCAGCGATACTGCCACGTCGAGGGGATGTCAGTCATCAGAACAAGCTTCTGTTTCTTCTGATGCTATCCCTGTTGAAACTGGAAGCCCACACTTACTCGTAGAGAAGTGTGGGTAG
- a CDS encoding alpha/beta fold hydrolase — protein MTVATNLNKTLISVNGVDHYCEWVTTSNSTPGSKPVMVFIHGWGGSGRYWESTAQALSDQFDCLIYDLRGFGRTNLPLAVTDTGASERYELIEYAEDLCALLDQLKLDKIYLNAHSMGGSIALLFLNRYPQRVERAILTCSGIFEYDEKTFNAFHKFSRYVVMFRPKWLSLIPGVDKMFMARFLHRPIPQPLSQAFLEDFLLADFEAAYGTVLTSVCKEATEWLPEEFKKLTVPTLLIAGEYDQIIPAEMGQQAATLNPQVQLAILKDTAHFPMLEDPETYLQNVRAFLNPVDR, from the coding sequence ATGACTGTAGCCACAAATCTAAATAAAACCCTAATTTCTGTTAATGGTGTCGATCATTATTGTGAGTGGGTGACAACTTCCAATTCTACACCGGGCTCAAAACCTGTTATGGTGTTTATTCATGGTTGGGGGGGTTCAGGACGTTATTGGGAAAGCACCGCCCAAGCCTTATCGGATCAATTTGATTGTTTAATTTATGACTTACGCGGCTTTGGACGGACAAATTTACCCCTAGCGGTCACGGATACCGGAGCATCAGAACGTTATGAATTAATTGAATATGCTGAAGATTTATGCGCTTTATTAGATCAGTTAAAATTAGATAAAATTTATCTGAATGCTCACTCAATGGGGGGTTCCATCGCCCTATTATTTTTAAATCGATATCCCCAACGAGTCGAACGAGCAATTTTAACCTGTAGTGGGATTTTTGAATATGACGAAAAAACCTTTAACGCCTTTCACAAATTTAGCCGTTATGTCGTTATGTTTCGCCCCAAATGGTTAAGTTTAATTCCAGGAGTCGATAAAATGTTTATGGCTCGATTTCTTCACCGTCCCATTCCTCAGCCATTAAGTCAAGCATTTTTAGAAGATTTTCTATTAGCCGATTTTGAAGCCGCCTATGGAACAGTCTTAACTTCTGTTTGTAAAGAAGCAACGGAATGGCTACCCGAAGAATTTAAAAAATTAACGGTTCCAACATTATTAATAGCGGGAGAATATGACCAAATTATTCCCGCAGAAATGGGACAACAAGCCGCCACTTTAAATCCCCAAGTCCAGTTAGCAATTCTCAAAGATACGGCTCATTTTCCCATGTTAGAAGATCCCGAAACCTATTTACAAAACGTGCGCGCATTTTTAAATCCGGTTGACCGTTGA
- a CDS encoding DUF3318 domain-containing protein → MTSYATSTARAEMSELRRLKGLLPPELQSWVTVEKTVEVNPPLVRCEEIGKDQVEIQIDLVRWEQLAMDQRNLLFWHEVARIQNDTIPRDGWEMAALAIGLGGAVGELWVQDGLLLLLALALCGVSGYRLYQKNNGERTLQESLDADEKAIALATRFGYTLPNAYKSLGSALKTLVDQTAKKRQKARYEARLQALKRSATKAKARVKGGSDTSSSSENVFN, encoded by the coding sequence ATGACATCCTATGCAACCTCCACTGCCAGAGCCGAAATGAGCGAACTCCGGCGATTAAAAGGCTTACTTCCTCCTGAGTTGCAGAGTTGGGTGACGGTGGAAAAAACCGTCGAAGTCAACCCGCCTCTCGTCCGTTGCGAAGAAATTGGCAAGGATCAAGTTGAAATTCAAATTGACTTGGTTCGTTGGGAACAGTTGGCAATGGATCAGCGCAATTTGCTATTTTGGCATGAAGTAGCCCGAATTCAAAATGATACGATTCCCAGAGATGGTTGGGAAATGGCAGCCTTAGCCATTGGTTTAGGAGGCGCCGTCGGAGAACTGTGGGTACAAGACGGACTGCTGCTATTATTAGCCTTGGCATTATGTGGCGTTTCAGGCTATCGCCTCTATCAGAAAAATAATGGAGAACGCACATTACAAGAATCTTTAGACGCCGATGAAAAAGCGATCGCTCTAGCCACCCGTTTTGGTTATACTTTACCCAATGCCTATAAAAGTTTGGGAAGTGCGTTAAAAACTTTAGTGGATCAAACTGCGAAAAAACGTCAAAAAGCTCGTTATGAAGCTCGACTACAAGCCCTCAAACGCAGTGCAACTAAAGCCAAAGCTAGAGTTAAAGGGGGAAGTGATACCTCCTCTAGTTCAGAAAATGTATTTAATTAA
- a CDS encoding four helix bundle protein, producing MSDVKDYKDLIIWQKGIDIAEKCYYLTKNYPKDEMYGMTQQIRRSAVSIPANIAEGYGRRYTGEYIRFLNIAQGSVNELETHLILSARVGLCTMMI from the coding sequence ATGTCAGATGTAAAAGACTACAAAGACTTGATAATTTGGCAAAAAGGGATAGATATTGCTGAGAAATGTTATTACCTGACTAAGAACTATCCCAAAGATGAAATGTATGGCATGACTCAACAGATCCGTAGATCTGCGGTTTCTATTCCTGCAAATATTGCAGAGGGTTATGGAAGAAGATATACAGGAGAATATATTAGATTTTTAAATATAGCTCAAGGATCAGTAAATGAATTAGAAACCCATTTAATTTTATCTGCCAGAGTAGGACTCTGTACTATGATGATCTAA
- a CDS encoding helix-turn-helix domain-containing protein translates to MFQGYKFRIYPAIEQQIALAKSFGCCRWYWNYALNLCQETYKTTGKGLSRKAXNREQGTGNREQGIGNRE, encoded by the coding sequence ATGTTTCAAGGGTATAAATTCCGAATCTATCCAGCGATTGAGCAGCAAATAGCCTTAGCCAAAAGCTTTGGTTGTTGCCGTTGGTATTGGAATTATGCCCTAAACTTGTGTCAAGAAACTTATAAAACAACAGGAAAAGGGCTATCAAGAAAAGCAANGAACAGGGAACAGGGAACAGGGAACAGGGAACAGGGAATAGGGAATAGGGAATAG
- a CDS encoding ABC transporter ATP-binding protein, which produces MSIIIAEQLSKVYPVAIKEPGFRGTINHFFKRTYRNIQAVQGVSFKIESGEVVGFLGANGAGKTTTLKMLTGLIYPSSGYVEVAHHTPFKRQSKFLQKITLVMGQKQQLIWDLPTLDSLKINAAVYGLSDGEYRQRVGELTEMLSLENKLKQPVRKLSLGERMKAELMAALLHRPEVLFLDEPTLGLDVNAQVNVREFLAEYNRRYQATILLTSHYMADITALCKRVILIHQGHLIYDGSLEGLLEQFAPYREVKIELDNCSAEMLERCRQKLLTYGEIESMEGQVVRLLVERDTLTTMVAKILAELNVLDLTVSDPPIEDVIGRVFRAGVVH; this is translated from the coding sequence ATGTCAATTATTATTGCTGAACAACTAAGTAAAGTTTATCCTGTTGCCATTAAAGAACCGGGATTTCGCGGAACAATTAATCATTTTTTTAAACGAACCTATCGCAATATCCAAGCGGTTCAAGGGGTTTCATTTAAAATTGAATCGGGGGAAGTGGTGGGATTTTTAGGCGCAAATGGGGCGGGAAAAACCACAACTTTAAAAATGCTAACGGGGTTAATTTATCCCTCTAGTGGATATGTTGAAGTTGCTCACCATACTCCCTTTAAACGTCAATCTAAATTTTTACAAAAAATCACCCTAGTTATGGGTCAAAAACAACAGTTAATTTGGGATTTACCCACTTTAGACTCTTTAAAAATTAATGCGGCAGTTTATGGACTATCGGATGGGGAATATCGCCAACGGGTCGGGGAATTAACCGAAATGTTATCCCTAGAAAACAAGTTAAAACAACCCGTGCGAAAACTGTCTTTAGGCGAACGCATGAAAGCTGAATTAATGGCGGCTTTATTACATCGTCCTGAAGTCTTATTTTTAGATGAACCTACATTAGGATTAGATGTCAATGCTCAAGTGAATGTACGGGAGTTTTTAGCCGAATATAATCGTCGTTATCAAGCCACAATTTTATTAACAAGTCACTACATGGCGGATATTACAGCCTTGTGTAAACGGGTGATCTTAATTCATCAAGGACACCTAATTTATGATGGCAGTTTAGAGGGGTTATTAGAACAATTTGCTCCCTATCGAGAAGTTAAAATAGAATTAGATAATTGTTCGGCTGAGATGTTAGAACGCTGTCGTCAGAAATTATTAACTTATGGAGAAATTGAATCAATGGAGGGTCAAGTCGTGCGATTATTAGTAGAGCGCGATACCTTAACCACAATGGTCGCTAAAATCTTAGCTGAATTAAATGTACTGGATTTAACCGTTAGTGATCCTCCCATTGAAGATGTGATTGGGCGAGTTTTTCGCGC